The sequence GGGATGCTTCCCATGCCTCCAAGCACAACCATTGCAAGGACAAATACAGACTCAAAGAATGTAAAACTCTCCGGCGAAACAAAGGCGAATTTTCCTGCAAAAAAAACCCCTGCAAGACCTGCCCAGAATGCGCCCATGGAAAATGCAAGGCATTTTATCCTTGTAGTGTCAATGCCCATGGCCTCTGCCGCAATCTCGTCTTCCCTCATTGCAATCCATGCCCTGCCAAGCCTGGAGTTGTTCAGGCGGTTTATTACAATGGCGGTTAAGACTGCAATACAAAGGATAAGATAATAAAAATGGATTGGCTGATTTAATTTAAAAGATGCAATAGAAGGTCTTGCTATGCCAAGGATCCCGTTTGGTCCGCCTGTAAGGCTGTCCCAGTTATTTAAAATGAGATGAACTATCTGGATAAAGCCGAGGGTTACAATTGCAAGATAATCCCCGCGCAGCCTTAATGTAATGATGCCGAGCATCCAACCAATGCCTGATGCAGTGAACCCGCCTATTGGGAGGGCAAGCCAGAAGGAAATGCCCAGTTTTGTTGACAGAAGGGCGTAAGTGTATGCGCCAATTGCATAAAAGGCAATATAGCCCAAATCCAGAAGCCCTGCCAGACCAACAGAGATGTTCAGGCCAAGGGCCAGAACCGCATAAAGCCCTGCGAGGGTCAGGACGTCTATGTAGTAGTTGTTCAGGAAAAGGGGGAGTATAATGAGAAGCAGAAGAAGACCGATATTGATAAAAATGATATTGCGGTCTTTTAATGCGGCCACACCCGCGGCAGACAGACGCGTTTTTTTAAAAGGTTTAAAGATAGATTTCAGTTTTTCAAATACCACCTTGCCGGCAAAAATGGCAAGGCCTAAAAAAAGCGCATTTTTTATCCCCATAAACGGGAAGGTTAAAAAACTAAACCATAAAGGGATGGACATGTATTTTAGAAAAAGGGTTTTATAAATTATAGCCACAGAAACCATTTTACTAAATCTTCATCCGATGTCAACCCCGTTAGAGTGAGCGACATTAGTTTTTCGACATCCACTGGTAGCCGCACCCTTTATGGGTGCGCTATTTTCGCAGGCTAAAGCCTGCGGCTACCTAATAATGTAACAATTCTTTGTGCGTTTGTATCAGATGGCGCTTGCCTAAAGGGGCTGATTTTAGTAAGATTAGTGATGTATAGATAGTAGAGGATC is a genomic window of Deltaproteobacteria bacterium containing:
- a CDS encoding branched-chain amino acid ABC transporter permease, whose translation is MGIKNALFLGLAIFAGKVVFEKLKSIFKPFKKTRLSAAGVAALKDRNIIFINIGLLLLLIILPLFLNNYYIDVLTLAGLYAVLALGLNISVGLAGLLDLGYIAFYAIGAYTYALLSTKLGISFWLALPIGGFTASGIGWMLGIITLRLRGDYLAIVTLGFIQIVHLILNNWDSLTGGPNGILGIARPSIASFKLNQPIHFYYLILCIAVLTAIVINRLNNSRLGRAWIAMREDEIAAEAMGIDTTRIKCLAFSMGAFWAGLAGVFFAGKFAFVSPESFTFFESVFVLAMVVLGGMGSIP